One genomic window of Gossypium hirsutum isolate 1008001.06 chromosome D11, Gossypium_hirsutum_v2.1, whole genome shotgun sequence includes the following:
- the LOC107942598 gene encoding uncharacterized protein, with protein MPNYVKFMKDILSKKKRLGEYETVELTKECNAFLQNKLPLKMKDPGIFTIPCEVRPTTMTLKLADGSLAYPKGKVEDVLAMKFPNSTEECSVMEELEILVSMEWENNFVEDPLEKTLGFEPLEDEQDNIIKKCIARSEIDEIFYHCQSSPNGGHFGGSCTAMKILQVGFFWPTVFKDAYIVVSVYYVSKWVEVEAYLTNDAKLLDKYNVKHKIVAAYHPQSNGQVEWVNHDIRGILEKVVQPNRKDWSQRLDDGIWAYRTTFKRPLGTDPYWSVFGKVCHLPLELENKAY; from the exons ATGCCCAACTATGTCAagttcatgaaggatatcctatcCAAGAAGAAAAGACTTGGTGAGTATGAGACTGTAGAACTAACGAAGGAGTGTAATGCATTCTTACAGAACAAGCTACCTCTGAAAATGAAGGACCCTGGAATTTTTACCATACCCT gtgaagtaagacccacAACTATGACACTTAAACTGGCAGATGGATCTTTAGCATACCCAAAAGGAAAggtcgaggatgttttg GCAATGAAATTTCCCAATTCGACGGAGGAATGTTCAGTGATGGAGGAGCTAGAAATCTTAGTTTCTATGGAATGGGAGAACAATTTTGTAGAGGACCCATTGGAGAAAACTTTAGGGTTTGAGCCATTGGAAGATGAACAAG ATAACATAATCAAGAAGTGCATAGCTAGAAGTGAAATTGATGAGATCTTTTATCATTGCCAGTCATCTCCAaatgggggacactttggtggttcctGCACTGCAATGAAGATTTTACAAGTAGGATTCTTTTGGCCTACAGTGTTCAAGGATGC GTATATCGTAGTATCTGTCTATTacgtatccaagtgggttgaagtcgAGGCATACctaacaaatgatgctaag TTGCTTGACAAGTACAATGTGAAACACAAGATTGTTGCTGCATATCATCCACAATCAAATGGGCAAGTTGAATGGGTTAACCATGATATCAGAGGAATCCTTGAGAAAGTAGTGCAAcctaatagaaaagattggtctcaaaGGCTCGATGATGGTATATGGGCCTATCGAACGACTTTTAAGAGACCATTAGGAACGGATCCATATTGGTCAGTCTTTGGAAAGGTGTGTCATTTGCCGCTtgagttggagaataaagctTACTAG